A portion of the Adhaeribacter radiodurans genome contains these proteins:
- a CDS encoding putative quinol monooxygenase: protein MSNQVQYTVELTIAEGKMEAFRKIIDSFREAIQNHEPDTNAFQIYFNQDETKAYLVESFKSSEAVLAHFANVGPMLPELLAVAPITRLDVFGNLTKETEEAVKHLGANIYKYHAGFIR, encoded by the coding sequence ATGAGTAATCAAGTGCAATATACCGTGGAGCTTACAATTGCGGAAGGTAAAATGGAGGCGTTCAGGAAAATTATTGATTCCTTCCGGGAAGCTATTCAAAACCATGAGCCAGACACCAACGCTTTTCAGATTTACTTTAACCAGGACGAAACTAAAGCGTATTTGGTAGAGTCGTTTAAAAGTTCAGAGGCAGTGTTAGCTCATTTTGCCAATGTTGGGCCAATGTTACCTGAACTCCTGGCGGTTGCACCTATTACCCGTTTAGATGTTTTTGGCAATTTAACCAAAGAGACAGAAGAAGCGGTGAAACATTTAGGAGCTAACATTTATAAATATCATGCAGGCTTTATCCGATAA
- a CDS encoding type IA DNA topoisomerase, whose translation MKVCIAEKPSVAREIAQVIGAKSKKDGYFEGNGYQVTWTFGHFCQLREPEDYRPEWKRWSIHELPMIPENFGIKLLQNKGVEQQFKVIKKLLETATLVINCGDAGQEGEVIQRWVLTEAKYRKPFKRLWISSLTEEAIRQGFQNLKEGSEFDLLYQAGKSRAIGDWLLGMNATRLFTIKYAQGRQLLSLGRVQTPTLAMIVNRYHEIQNFKPEPFWELKTIYRETIFASTAGKFLQEEKGQVILEAIKQEELTITDIETKKAVESPPRLFDLTSLQIECNNKMGLSADETLKTVQSLYEKKVVTYPRVDTTFLPDDMYPKIPGILQGLSAYRTLTEPLLQAKIRKTAKVFNNNKVTDHHAIIPTGAAANNLYGPEAGVYDSIVKRFLAAFYPDCIVSNTTVTGEAAKHTFRAKGRQILEPGWRVIYGKEEETKKTPTEANSEEKEEENAVLPTFVKGEHGPHQPMLDRKMTSPPKEYTEATLLRTMETAGKQIEDEELKEVLKENGIGRPSTRAAIIETLFKREYIRKDKKKILPTQMGIDLIGVIKNPTLKSPELTGQWEKKLRQIENGDFSPAAFLTELKNLVDEMVREVKSDRTVMAIEPKPVSTPETTTKPSASKSTENKVKTKATKENTPGFGLCPACKTGHILKGSQAYGCSRWKDGCSFRLPLTFGEKEIPAKAIQTLLAKGKSPVLKGFVIPDQAGKTDVYLILDDNLSLKALPTDKKPATDPFEKCPKCRIGKVLKGNSAYGCSRFREGCSFLVPFAIAGKTLSEKNVVDILLKGKTPKLKGFVSPKTGNKFEAVLKLNEEGKVIFKFD comes from the coding sequence TTGAAAGTTTGTATTGCCGAAAAGCCCAGTGTTGCCCGCGAAATAGCGCAGGTAATTGGCGCTAAAAGTAAAAAGGATGGTTATTTTGAAGGGAATGGTTACCAGGTAACCTGGACCTTCGGGCATTTTTGCCAGTTACGCGAACCCGAAGATTACCGCCCCGAATGGAAGCGCTGGAGCATCCACGAACTGCCCATGATACCGGAAAATTTTGGCATTAAATTACTGCAAAACAAAGGCGTGGAGCAACAATTTAAAGTTATAAAAAAACTGCTCGAAACGGCTACTCTGGTTATTAATTGCGGCGATGCGGGCCAGGAGGGGGAAGTAATTCAACGTTGGGTACTTACCGAAGCCAAGTACCGGAAACCATTTAAACGCCTCTGGATTTCGTCGCTCACCGAAGAAGCGATCCGGCAGGGTTTTCAAAATTTAAAAGAAGGTTCGGAGTTTGATTTGCTTTACCAGGCGGGTAAAAGCCGGGCCATCGGCGATTGGCTGCTGGGCATGAATGCTACCCGTTTGTTTACAATTAAGTACGCGCAGGGCCGGCAATTACTATCTTTGGGGCGGGTGCAAACGCCTACCCTGGCCATGATTGTTAACCGGTACCACGAAATTCAGAATTTTAAGCCGGAGCCTTTCTGGGAATTAAAAACCATTTACCGCGAAACAATTTTTGCCAGCACGGCCGGAAAATTTTTGCAGGAAGAAAAAGGGCAGGTTATTCTGGAAGCAATAAAGCAGGAAGAACTAACCATTACCGACATTGAAACGAAAAAAGCCGTTGAGAGTCCGCCCCGCTTGTTCGATTTAACTTCGTTGCAGATTGAGTGCAACAATAAAATGGGTTTATCGGCAGACGAAACCTTGAAAACGGTACAAAGTTTATACGAGAAAAAAGTAGTTACCTATCCGCGCGTAGATACCACTTTTTTACCCGACGATATGTACCCCAAAATTCCAGGTATTCTGCAAGGCTTATCGGCTTACCGGACTTTAACGGAACCTTTGTTGCAAGCCAAAATCCGGAAAACCGCCAAAGTATTTAACAATAACAAAGTTACCGACCACCACGCTATTATTCCAACGGGAGCCGCCGCCAATAATTTATATGGCCCCGAAGCCGGTGTGTACGATAGCATTGTGAAACGTTTTCTGGCTGCTTTTTACCCGGATTGTATTGTGAGCAACACTACGGTAACCGGCGAGGCCGCCAAACATACTTTCCGGGCCAAAGGCCGGCAAATTTTAGAGCCGGGCTGGAGGGTAATATACGGCAAAGAAGAAGAAACGAAGAAAACGCCCACCGAGGCCAACTCCGAAGAAAAAGAAGAAGAAAATGCCGTACTACCTACCTTTGTAAAAGGGGAACATGGACCGCACCAACCTATGCTGGATCGAAAAATGACCAGTCCGCCCAAGGAATATACCGAGGCTACCTTGTTGCGCACCATGGAAACCGCCGGTAAACAAATAGAAGACGAAGAACTAAAAGAAGTACTAAAAGAAAATGGCATTGGCCGGCCTTCTACCCGGGCCGCTATTATCGAAACGCTGTTCAAAAGGGAATATATCCGGAAGGATAAAAAGAAGATTTTACCCACCCAAATGGGTATCGACCTGATTGGAGTTATTAAAAACCCTACTTTAAAATCACCGGAGTTAACCGGGCAATGGGAAAAAAAATTGCGCCAGATTGAGAATGGGGATTTTTCGCCGGCGGCTTTCTTAACCGAATTAAAAAATTTAGTAGATGAAATGGTGCGGGAGGTAAAAAGCGACCGTACCGTAATGGCCATTGAGCCAAAACCCGTTTCCACTCCCGAAACTACTACAAAACCAAGCGCCAGCAAATCCACCGAAAATAAAGTAAAAACCAAAGCAACTAAGGAGAATACACCGGGCTTTGGTCTTTGTCCGGCCTGTAAAACGGGGCATATATTAAAAGGGAGCCAGGCTTACGGCTGTTCCCGCTGGAAAGATGGGTGTTCTTTTCGGTTACCCCTTACGTTCGGGGAAAAAGAAATTCCGGCTAAAGCTATTCAAACCTTATTAGCGAAAGGTAAAAGTCCGGTTTTGAAAGGATTTGTTATACCAGATCAGGCTGGTAAAACTGATGTCTATTTAATTCTGGATGATAATTTAAGTTTAAAAGCACTACCAACAGATAAAAAGCCGGCTACTGACCCATTCGAAAAATGCCCGAAATGCCGAATAGGTAAAGTTTTAAAAGGTAATTCGGCATATGGTTGCAGTCGGTTCCGGGAAGGTTGCTCGTTTTTAGTGCCATTTGCCATTGCGGGTAAAACTCTATCGGAGAAAAATGTGGTGGATATTTTACTTAAAGGTAAAACCCCCAAGCTAAAAGGATTTGTGTCGCCTAAAACCGGAAATAAATTTGAGGCTGTATTGAAGCTTAACGAAGAAGGTAAAGTAATATTTAAGTTTGATTGA
- the hrpB gene encoding ATP-dependent helicase HrpB produces MPFNPFTIDLPVREIIPDVIEHLAARNTLIVQAPPGAGKSTLLPLALLNEPWLANQKIIMLEPRRLAARTIAERMSFLLGEELGQTVGYRIRFENRTSAQTRIEVVTEGILTRMLHSNNALAGVGLVIFDEFHERSIHADVAMALSREAQRTRRPDLRLLVMSATLDMPSLSGLLNAPVVQSEGRQYPVEIIYTGDLDESLLPDLTARTVQRALREKAGDVLVFLPGEGDIKKVEGLLRRQLSREIVIHPLFGMLPPNKQYAAIMPDRNGRRKVVLATSIAETSLTIEGVSVVVDCGYGKTSRFDPNSGLSRLETVQISKDAADQRAGRAGRLGPGTAYRLWTEATHARLAPHRTPEILEADLASLVLDMASWGIIDINQLTWLSPPPKAALLQATETLHQLNALEHGRITEHGRKMHALPTHPRIAHMLLAAEESDQLTLATDIAAILEERDPLPRDAGIDINLRIEALSRYRQENVGGKGLKKIEKIATQYRRMFEITPDNGAVDPYETGVLLAYCYPERIACARPGNNAQFQLANGKYAQAGHRDDLAHDPWLAVAKLDARQGMGKIFLASPLNPKDLAPLVKKQETITWDTTDGELTASSDLRIGSIVLQRKPLPTPDDKHRPAAISDALKREGEELLNFSEAVNQWQNRVLSLRKWRPQESWPDVSTPTLLATNGEWIKPYLVNVEVPEDLFQIDLLLILAGFLDAELQARLNSLAPAEITLPDGSTMELEYFANGAPPVLEIRLQDVLSWHEQPLIDEGEMSVELHLLTPDLKPLVVVSDLSKFWREEYPSLKIMLNEKFPKVNWLLR; encoded by the coding sequence TTGCCTTTCAACCCCTTCACCATAGATTTACCCGTTCGGGAAATAATCCCGGACGTAATAGAACACCTTGCCGCCCGTAACACGCTGATTGTACAGGCGCCGCCGGGAGCCGGTAAAAGTACCTTGTTGCCGCTGGCTTTGCTAAACGAACCCTGGCTGGCTAACCAGAAAATAATTATGCTGGAGCCCCGGCGTTTAGCGGCCCGCACCATTGCCGAGCGCATGAGTTTTTTGCTCGGCGAAGAACTGGGGCAAACGGTAGGCTACCGCATCCGCTTCGAGAACCGCACATCCGCGCAAACCCGCATAGAGGTAGTAACCGAAGGCATTTTAACCCGCATGCTGCACTCCAATAATGCTCTGGCCGGAGTAGGGCTGGTAATATTCGATGAATTTCACGAGCGCAGTATCCACGCCGATGTAGCCATGGCTCTGAGCCGCGAAGCCCAGCGCACCCGCCGGCCCGATTTGCGATTGCTCGTGATGTCGGCCACGCTGGATATGCCCTCGCTGTCGGGTTTACTGAACGCCCCGGTGGTGCAAAGCGAGGGGCGGCAATACCCCGTAGAAATTATTTACACCGGCGACCTGGACGAATCGCTGCTGCCCGACCTGACCGCCCGCACCGTGCAGCGCGCCCTCCGCGAAAAAGCCGGCGATGTGCTGGTGTTTCTGCCCGGCGAAGGCGACATTAAAAAAGTAGAAGGCCTGCTGCGCCGCCAGCTTTCCCGCGAAATTGTTATTCATCCGTTGTTTGGCATGCTGCCGCCCAACAAGCAATACGCTGCCATTATGCCCGACCGCAACGGCCGCCGCAAAGTGGTGCTGGCGACCTCTATTGCCGAAACCAGTTTAACCATTGAGGGCGTGTCTGTGGTGGTAGATTGCGGTTACGGCAAAACCAGTCGCTTCGACCCCAACTCCGGCTTGTCGCGATTGGAAACCGTGCAAATCAGCAAAGACGCCGCCGACCAGCGCGCCGGCCGGGCCGGTAGGTTAGGCCCCGGTACCGCGTACCGCCTCTGGACCGAAGCCACCCACGCCCGCCTCGCGCCGCACCGTACCCCCGAAATCCTGGAAGCTGACCTGGCCTCGCTGGTGCTGGACATGGCATCGTGGGGCATTATCGATATAAACCAGCTTACCTGGCTTAGTCCGCCGCCCAAAGCCGCCTTGCTGCAAGCCACCGAAACCCTGCACCAGCTCAATGCCCTGGAGCACGGCCGCATAACCGAACACGGCCGCAAAATGCACGCGCTGCCCACGCACCCGCGCATTGCCCACATGCTGTTAGCCGCCGAGGAAAGTGACCAACTAACTTTAGCTACCGATATTGCCGCCATCCTGGAAGAGCGCGACCCGCTGCCCCGCGATGCCGGCATTGATATAAATCTACGGATTGAAGCTTTGAGCCGCTACCGCCAGGAAAACGTAGGCGGCAAAGGCCTGAAGAAAATAGAAAAAATAGCCACCCAGTACCGCCGGATGTTCGAAATAACACCCGATAACGGAGCTGTAGACCCTTACGAAACGGGCGTGCTGCTGGCGTATTGCTACCCCGAGCGCATTGCCTGCGCCCGCCCCGGCAACAACGCGCAGTTCCAGCTGGCTAACGGCAAATACGCCCAGGCCGGTCACCGCGACGACCTGGCCCACGATCCCTGGCTGGCCGTAGCCAAACTGGATGCCCGCCAAGGCATGGGTAAAATATTCCTAGCATCGCCGCTCAACCCCAAAGATTTGGCCCCACTCGTAAAAAAGCAGGAAACCATTACCTGGGACACCACCGACGGCGAACTCACCGCTTCCTCGGATTTACGCATCGGCTCCATTGTGCTGCAACGCAAACCTTTACCTACGCCCGACGACAAACACCGTCCCGCCGCTATTTCAGATGCCCTGAAACGCGAAGGCGAGGAACTGCTAAACTTTTCGGAAGCCGTAAACCAATGGCAAAACCGCGTACTCAGTCTCCGCAAATGGCGCCCCCAGGAATCCTGGCCTGACGTGAGCACGCCTACCTTGCTGGCTACGAATGGGGAGTGGATTAAACCGTATTTAGTAAATGTGGAAGTGCCGGAGGATTTATTTCAGATAGATTTATTGTTGATTTTAGCCGGTTTTTTAGATGCGGAGTTGCAGGCGCGGTTAAATAGTTTAGCTCCCGCCGAAATTACTTTACCCGATGGTTCAACCATGGAACTGGAATATTTTGCCAACGGTGCCCCGCCCGTTTTAGAAATCCGGTTACAGGATGTATTAAGTTGGCACGAGCAACCACTAATAGACGAAGGAGAGATGTCCGTAGAGCTGCACTTACTTACGCCGGATTTAAAGCCATTAGTAGTTGTATCAGACTTAAGTAAATTCTGGCGGGAAGAGTATCCAAGTTTGAAAATTATGTTAAATGAAAAATTCCCTAAGGTAAATTGGCTGCTTAGGTAA